In one Labeo rohita strain BAU-BD-2019 unplaced genomic scaffold, IGBB_LRoh.1.0 scaffold_197, whole genome shotgun sequence genomic region, the following are encoded:
- the LOC127159183 gene encoding uncharacterized protein LOC127159183: MLLLSLSYGVHYTWRMKTFMKTLVFLMLCCALQLSTSTGPSANDIANSICCFNKINYRIPLKRLKSYFWTGSSCPLTHIVLVTVPRDSTTQKQFCTDPKEKWVQRAINYLDKKNIDQWRSSFMFTQKLFHHLYIKDCWQFTTYSYFLCLLCGVYQTWRMKTFMKTSLVFLMLCCALQLNTSAGIRAVMSVNSICCFKEINIRIPLKRLVSYLWTSNSCPFKHIVFVTAPDPKKKDEGKDSEESFLYGS, from the exons ATGCTCTTACTTTCTTTGTCTTATGGTGTACATTATACCTGGAGAATGAAGACCTTCATGAAGACTTTAGTGTTTCTGATGCTGTGCTGTGCTCTGCAACTTAGTACCTCAACTG GTCCTTCTGCAAATGACATTGCAAACAGTATCTGCtgctttaataaaatcaattacaGGATACCTCTGAAACGGCTGAAGTCTTATTTCTGGACAGGCAGCAGTTGCCCCCTCACTCACATTGT ACTTGTAACTGTTCCTCGGGATTCTACCACACAGAAACAATTCTGTACTGACCCTAAAGAGAAGTGGGTCCAGCGGGCCATTAACTACTTGGACAAGAA GAATATAGACCAGTGGCGCAGCTCTTTTATGTTTACTCAAAAACTATTTCACCATCTCTATATAAAGGACTGCTGGCAGTTCACCACATACTCTTACTTTCTCTGTCTCTTGTGTGGTGTATATCAAACCTGGAGAATGAAGACCTTCATGAAGACTTCATTAGTGTTTCTGATGCTGTGCTGTGCTCTGCAACTTAACACCTCAGCCG GTATTCGTGCAGTTATGAGCGTTAACAGTATCTGCTGCTTTAAAGAAATCAATATCAGGATACCTCTGAAACGGCTGGTGTCTTATTTGTGGACAAGCAACAGTTGCCCTTTCAAGCACATTGT ATTTGTAACAGCTCCAGATCCCAAGAAAAAAGATGAAGGAAAAGATTCGGAAGAATCTTTTCTGTATGGATCCTGA
- the LOC127159187 gene encoding monocyte chemotactic protein 1B-like isoform X1 encodes MRSLMSVLFLVIFCSVQMTSASEAANTPPECCVEFSNVKIPVKLVASYSWTNSNCPKRAIVFKTSAGKKFCVDPEITWVSHHVNKVDKRTTVDKSHTVSI; translated from the exons ATGAGAAGCCTGATGTCTGTGCTGTTCCTGGTGATCTTCTGCTCTGTGCAGATGACAAGTG CTTCTGAAGCAGCTAATACACCACCAGAGTGCTGTGTAGAGTTCTCTAACGTGAAAATTCCTGTGAAACTGGTGGCATCTTACTCCTGGACCAACAGCAACTGTCCCAAACGTGCTATTGT GTTTAAGACAAGTGCAGGGAAAAAGTTCTGTGTAGATCCTGAGATCACCTGGGTGAGCCACCATGTTAATAAAGTGGACAAAAGAACAACAGTGGACAAAAGCCACACTGTTTCTATTTGA